From one Lotus japonicus ecotype B-129 chromosome 3, LjGifu_v1.2 genomic stretch:
- the LOC130744428 gene encoding pre-mRNA-splicing factor sap145-like, with protein MKPGILSHELKEALGMPEGAPPPWLINMQRYDPPPSYPSLKIPGLNAPIPPGASFGYHPGGWGKPPVDEYGRPLYGDVFDVQQQDHPNYEVWFNQKFSVHYYHKNTNLGRTNPSHNS; from the exons ATGAAACCTGGCATATTATCACATGAATTGAAAGAAGCTCTTGGTATGCCTGAAGGTGCCCCTCCTCCATGGCTTATTAATATGCAG aGATACGACCCTCCACCATCATACCCTTCCCTGAAGATTCCTGGACTGAATGCTCCCATCCCCCCGGGAGCTAGCTTCGGTTATCATCCTGGTGGATGGGGCAAGCCTCCAGTTGATGaa TATGGACGCCCACTGTATGGAGATGTTTTCGATGTTCAACAACAAGATCATCCCAACTATGAGGTTTGGTTTAATCAGAAGTTCTCTGTACACTACTACCACAAAAACACTAATTTGGGACGGACAAATCCGTCGCATAACAGTTAA
- the LOC130744429 gene encoding uncharacterized protein LOC130744429 has protein sequence MDPERSMEDQFSKLHPSLPVSTRIGIVGAGPSGLSAAYALARLGYNNITVLEKHHTVGGMCESVDFEGKVYDLGGQVLAASSAPVIFHLAKETGSALEEMDSHKLAVIDCSSGQYQDIKVADDYVSVMSLTLNIQEKVKNSGHFGVHAVSEIASDLTPVYLQHHGLKSIPKSVAYGYTASGYGFTQDMPYAYIHEFTRTSMAGKIRRFKGGYTSLWQRIVESLPVKLHCNAEVSAIRRSSDSVTVNVKSSNEVESMEFDKIIISGNFPLKYGRTYRSVPSTCIESEAEVMDASDLEKELFSKVETNDYYTTVFKIKGLEHMPVGFYYFSEYMEDPSTIGNPVAMQKFYADTDVFLFWSYGNSVDIKGPTVTELAIKAIEAIGGEVESFILQRRFKYFPHVSSQDMKNGFYGKLESELQGSRNTYYVGGLMAFELTERNSSYAMAMVCKNFANSSDLPVFPYTKSLFPLQTEFQKKEPPELHELPGVKFPNLPTLNSYLKHWGTHPVTENRTLYSWINEEGTVTGKRTYREQHLNASCIAHKLLSSQKPMIKPGDRVLLVYVPGLDFIDAFFGCLRAKVLPVPVIPPDPMQRGGQALQKIENIAKSCGIVAILSTVAYHSAVRVGLVKTFMSLTGKNGKSSARWPNLPWLHTDSWVNSSKCSDMEGLDDQCESKPADISFLQFTSGSTGDAKGVMITHGGLIHNVKLMRSRYKSTSRTVLVSWLPQYHDMGLIGGLFTALVSGGTAFLFSPMTFIKKPLLWLEIISKYQATHSAGPNFAFELVVRRLESEKDKLQSFDLSSMVFIMVAAEPVRQKTLKRFLDLTRPFGFSEKVMAPGYGLAENCVFVSCAFGEGNPILVDWQGRVCCGYIHPGDADIDIRIADPELGEELQEDGKEGEIWISSPSAGIGYWGKEELSQKTFKNELKNHPGRIYTRTGDLGRIIDGKLFITGRIKDLIIVAGRNIYSSDVEKTVESSSEFIRPGCCAVIGVSEEILSAKGVPLPDGSDQVGLVVIAELRDGKPVNKDVIEHIQTRVVEEHGVSIASVKLIKPRTISKTTSGKIKRFECLKQFADGTLNLVSQPTLSKKTLVRSYTTGTCTEGRTPRAQLVRSTTLLPSPCIGNKEIVEFLKRLISEQAGISISNISVTDNMSTYGMDSIGVVKATQKLSDFLGVPVAAIDVFTASSIQELANFSENLLLKSQPQLMSNPSHVEEAETDSTEFVVDVTKSRQWGIHFLQLLALIYISIMLVSPAYLSITAFVSFITNVSQPVYGFPWLNYLISLTLAPFSWILCIASTCVCISFFGNTFLRPNYALTPEISIYSMDFVKWWALYKTQEISSKVLATHLKGTVFLKYWFEMLGARIGSSVLLDTVDITDPSLVSIGDEVVIAEGALVQSHEVKNGLLSFLPIRIGKNSSIGPYAVIQKGSVIREGAEVQPLQKVEGGQHVLKPAKLNNVKENTGLPVTTSKTQSDAMYHFLGIYLVGFLSSLAAAIAYFLYIRFFQKPASFQQFSFVCICGTFHWIPFTIIAYATMFSNITSNPIAFTILFTCAYLLHGLILISLTCALTRLLKLGQKQTHFKTWLRNQLTLSCHLRFAKLLSGTEAFCIYLRLLGAKIAA, from the exons ATGGATCCAGAAAGATCAATGGAGGACCAATTCTCCAAGCTACATCCTTCCTTGCCAGTAAGCACCAGAATTGGAATAGTGGGTGCTGGTCCAAGTGGCTTATCAGCTGCTTATGCACTGGCCAGGCTTGGTTATAATAATATCACCGTCTTGGAGAAACACCATACAGTTGGTGGCATGTGTGAATCGGTTGACTTTGAAG GAAAAGTTTATGATCTGGGTGGACAAGTTCTGGCAGCAAGCAGTGCTCCAGTTATCTTTCACTTGGCAAAAGAGACAGGGTCAGCACTAGAAGAAATGGACTCACACAAGCTTGCTGTTATTGACTGTTCCTCAGGACAATATCAAGATATTAAAGTTGCTGATGATTATGTGTCTGTTATGTCACTCACCTTGAACATCCAA GAAAAGGTGAAGAATTCTGGTCATTTTGGGGTCCATGCTGTCAGTGAAATTGCTTCAGACTTAACTCCAGTGTATCTTCAACATCATGGACTCAAATCCATTCCTAAATCTGTGGCTTATGGTTACACAGCTTCAGGATATGGGTTTACTCAAGATATGCCTTATGCCTACATTCATGAATTTACCAGAACATCCATGGCAGGGAAAATTCGACGATTCAAAGGTGGATATACAAGTCTTTGGCAGAGGATTGTTGAATCACTTCCTGTGAAACTTCACTGTAACGCTGAAGTGTCGGCCATCAGAAGGAGTTCCGACAGTGTCACTGTTAATGTCAAGAGCTCAAATGAAGTTGAGTCTATGGAGTTTGATAAGATCATAATCTCTGGTAACTTTCCACTAAAATATGGAAGAACTTACAGATCAGTGCCTTCAACTTGTATAG AATCTGAAGCAGAAGTAATGGATGCAAGTGACCTTGAGAAGGAATTGTTTAGCAAAGTAGAGACAAATGACTACTACACCACTGTTTTCAAGATCAAAGGGCTGGAACACATGCCAGTTGGATTTTATTATTTCAGTGAATATATGGAAGATCCCAGCACAATTGGAAATCCAGTTGCCATGCAAAAGTTTTATGCTGACACTGATGTATTCCTGTTCTGGTCCTATGGCAACTCTGTTGATATTAAGGGTCCAACAGTCACTGAGCTTGCAATCAAGGCAATAGAAGCCATTGGGGGAGAAGTTGAGAGTTTCATTCTTCAACGTCGCTTTAAGTATTTTCCTCACGTTAGCAGCCAAG ACATGAAAAATGGATTCTATGGAAAGTTGGAATCAGAGCTTCAAGGTTCAAGGAATACTTATTATGTCGGTGGGCTTATGGCATTTGAGCTCACAGAGAGAAATTCATCTTATGCCATGGCTATGGTCTGCAAGAACTTTGCAAATAGCAGTGATTTGCCAGTGTTTCCTTATACCAAG AGTTTGTTCCCTTTGCAAACCGAGTTCCAGAAAAAGGAGCCTCCAGAACTTCATGAATTGCCTGGAGTGAAATTTCCCAATTTGCCTACTTTGAATAGCTATTTAAAACATTGGGGAACTCATCCAGTCACTGAAAATAGAACTCTTTATTCATGGATAAATGAAGAAGGGACAGTAACAGGCAAGAGGACATATAGAGAACAACACTTAAATGCTTCTTGCATTGCACATAAGCTCTTATCAAGCCAAAAGCCAATGATCAAGCCTGGTGACAGGGTCCTCCTTGTCTATGTTCCTGGTCTGGATTTCATTGATGCTTTCTTTGGATGCCTAAGAGCTAAAGTTCTACCAGTCCCAGTTATTCCCCCAGATCCCATGCAAAGAGGTGGACAAGCACTTCAGAAAATTGAGAATATTGCCAAGTCATGTGGCATAGTGGCAATTTTATCAACAGTAGCTTACCACTCAGCAGTTCGCGTGGGTTTAGTGAAAACTTTTATGTCACTGACTGGGAAAAATGGAAAATCCTCAGCTAGATGGCCAAATCTTCCATGGCTGCACACTGATTCTTGGGTCAATAGCTCAAAATGTTCTGATATGGAAGGTCTAGATGATCAATGTGAATCGAAGCCTGCTGACATAAGTTTCTTACAATTTACCTCAGGCTCAACCGGTGATGCTAAAGGAGTCATGATTACCCATGGAGGGCTTATTCACAATGTGAAGCTGATGAGAAGTAGATACAAGAGCACCTCAAGGACAGTGCTAGTGAGCTGGCTTCCTCAGTATCATGACATGGGGCTGATTGGAGGACTTTTCACAGCTCTTGTTAGTGGTGGAACTGCATTCTTGTTTTCACCAATGACATTTATCAAGAAACCACTCTTGTGGCTTGAAATCATCAGCAAATATCAAGCAACTCATAGTGCTGGCCCTAACTTTGCTTTTGAGTTGGTGGTTAGAAGGTTAGAGTCTGAAAAGGATAAGCTTCAGAGTTTTGACCTTTCTTCCATGGTTTTTATCATGGTTGCTGCTGAACCAGTGAGACAGAAGACCCTGAAAAGGTTTCTTGATCTAACCAGACCTTTTGGGTTTTCTGAAAAAGTGATGGCTCCTGGATATGGCTTAGCAGAAAATTGTGTGTTTGTCAGTTGTGCATTTGGAGAAGGCAATCCTATTCTCGTTGATTGGCAGGGAAGAGTTTGTTGTGGATATATTCACCCGGGTGACGCAGATATTGACATCAGAATAGCTGATCCAGAGCTCGGTGAAGAGCTTCAGGAAGATGGAAAGGAAGGAGAAATTTGGATCAGTAGTCCAAGTGCAGGAATAGGATACTGGGGAAAGGAAGAACTGAGTCAGAAAACATTCAAGAATGAGCTCAAGAACCACCCCGGACGTATCTACACAAGAACTGGAGACTTGGGAAGAATCATAGATGGAAAGCTATTCATCACTGGAAGGATCAAGGATCTTATCATCGTTGCTGGAAGAAACATCTACTCCTCAGATGTTGAAAAGACGGTGGAGAGTTCATCTGAATTTATTCGTCCTGGATGCTGTGCTGTAATTGGAGTCTCTGAAGAAATCTTATCAGCAAAGGGGGTTCCTTTGCCAGATGGCTCTGACCAGGTTGGTTTGGTTGTGATTGCAGAACTGAGGGATGGTAAACCGGTTAACAAAGATGTGATTGAGCATATTCAGACTCGTGTGGTAGAAGAACATGGAGTCAGTATTGCTTCTGTCAAGCTGATCAAGCCTAGAACAATCAGCAAAACTACCTCAGGCAAAATCAAAAGATTTGAATGTCTCAAACAGTTCGCAGATGGAACACTAAACTTGGTATCACAGCCTACTTTGTCAAAAAAAACACTGGTAAGGTCATATACTACAGGAACATGTACAGAAGGAAGAACACCAAGGGCTCAGCTAGTGAGAAGTACAACACTTCTACCTAGTCCGTGTATCGGTAACAAGGAAATTGTGGAGTTCTTGAAAAGGCTTATTTCTGAACAGGCTGGAATCTCTATCAGCAACATCTCAGTCACGGACAACATGTCAACCTATGGAATGGATTCAATTGGTGTGGTCAAAGCAACTCAAAAACTCTCAGATTTCCTAGGAGTGCCAGTTGCTGCTATAGATGTTTTCACCGCATCCAGCATTCAAGAACTAGCAAACTTCTCAGAGAATCTTCTATTGAAGTCTCAACCTCAACTTATGAGCAATCCATCCCATGTTGAAGAAGCTGAAACTGATTCTACTGAATTTGTTGTTGATGTGACCAAGTCTCGCCAATGGGGTATCCATTTTCTTCAACTCCTAGCACTCATTTACATTTCCATCATGCTGGTCTCACCTGCTTATCTGTCCATCACTGCTTTTGTAAGCTTCATTACAAATGTTAGTCAACCAGTATATGGGTTCCCCTGGTTAAATTATCTGATTTCACTGACTTTGGCACCCTTTTCTTGGATCCTTTGCATTGCTTCTACTTGCGTTTGCATTTCATTTTTTGGTAATACTTTCTTGAGGCCAAACTATGCCCTTACCCCTGAAATATCCATATATTCAATGGATTTTGTCAAGTGGTGGGCGCTTTATAAAACCCAGGAAATCTCCTCAAAAGTTCTGGCAACACACCTCAAAGGAACAGTGTTTCTGAAATACTGGTTTGAGATGCTTGGAGCAAGAATTGGATCATCAGTTTTGCTTGACACAGTTGACATCACCGACCCGTCTCTGGTTTCAATTGGAGATGAAGTTGTCATTGCCGAAGGAGCTTTGGTTCAAAGCCATGAGGTGAAGAATGGACTTCTAAGTTTCCTTCCAATTAGGATCGGCAAAAATTCTTCAATTGGACCTTATGCTGTTATTCAAAAAGGAAGTGTTATTAGAGAAGGAGCTGAGGTACAACCCCTGCAAAAGGTTGAAGGAGGCCAACATGTGCTCAAACCTGCCAAGCTTAATAATGTTAAAGAG AATACAGGGCTTCCTGTTACTACCAGCAAAACTCAGTCTGATGCCATGTACCACTTTTTGGGGATCTACCTTGTTGGCTTTCTCAGCTCCCTTGCTGCAGCTATTGCTTACTTCCTATATATAAGATTCTTCCAGAAACCTGCATCATTCCAACAATTTTCATTTGTTTGCATATGTGGGACTTTCCACTGGATCCCATTTACCATAATTGCCTATGCAACCATGTTTTctaatataacatcaaatcccATTGCCTTCACCATTTTATTTACCTGCGCATACTTGCTTCATGGTCTCATACTCATCTCTCTCACCTGTGCCTTGACTCGTTTGCTCAAACTTGGTCAAAAGCAAACCCACTTTAAAACCTGGCTTCGAAATCAATTAACCCTTTCCTGCCACCTTAGATTTGCAAAGCTTCTCTCAGGAACAGAAGCCTTCTGCATATATCTACGCCTTTTGGGTGCAAAAATTG CCGCATAA
- the LOC130742482 gene encoding alpha carbonic anhydrase 4-like, whose protein sequence is MTLPTNHTLFSLVFLVTILCSSLFLITIASESKDEEYIYTKGARNGPENWGSLKPEWEICRNGKSQSPIDIKNAEGFPQLGKLQKDYKVAPATLKNRGHDIMLQWDGDAGKLNINGTYYNFVQSHWHTPSEHTLSGSKFDMEMHAVHQNSKGERVVIGIWYTISQPDPLLSKLLDNIKSSGDNKDIDLGILNPGLIKFGSRKYYRYVGSLTTPPCSEGVIWTIVKKVRTVSREQLKALKEVVHHGFENNARPTQELNERKVWLYTPNVV, encoded by the coding sequence ATGACCCTCCCCACCAACCACACCTTGTTCTCATTGGTCTTCCTAGTGACGATTCTATGTTCCTCTTTGTTCCTCATCACAATAGCTTCTGAATCTAAAGATGAAGAATACATCTACACTAAAGGAGCTAGAAATGGACCAGAGAATTGGGGGAGTCTAAAACCAGAGTGGGAAATTTGTAGAAATGGAAAATCTCAATCTCCAATTGATATTAAAAATGCAGAGGGGTTTCCTCAACTTGGAAAACTTCAAAAAGATTACAAAGTAGCTCCTGCTACCTTAAAGAATAGGGGTCATGACATCATGCTCCAGTGGGATGGAGATGCAGGGAAGCTTAACATAAATGGAACTTACTACAACTTCGTGCAAAGTCATTGGCATACACCTTCAGAGCACACGTTGAGTGGATCAAAGTTTGACATGGAAATGCATGCAGTCCATCAAAACTCTAAAGGAGAGAGAGTTGTTATTGGAATATGGTATACAATTAGCCAGCCGGATCCCTTGCTTTCAAAGCTTCTCGACAACATAAAATCAAGTGGAGACAACAAGGATATAGATTTGGGAATACTTAACCCAGGACTCATCAAGTTTGGAAGCAGAAAGTATTATAGATATGTTGGTTCTCTGACAACACCCCCATGCTCTGAAGGTGTTATTTGGACAATAGTGAAAAAGGTTAGGACAGTCTCAAGGGAGCAGTTAAAGGCCTTAAAAGAAGTTGTTCATCATGGATTTGAGAACAATGCAAGGCCAACCCAGGAGCTTAATGAAAGAAAAGTTTGGTTATATACTCCAAATGTGGTGTGA
- the LOC130744452 gene encoding uncharacterized protein LOC130744452: protein MLGALSVAPMNSILHEGSVYIGSQTRISTRNSGSNLDERIEEMDMGYKKVVGNLAANLAVTTMNAKARYFHRIGVSGKGHLKIYDKLEGVPQHKIFHPGKSYPVMVRHSNSLSADDDARIDARGAALRILSDEPSSHPPIIDLTLKTGKAFYARTLGDFATWLVCGLAAREEMVKLAPHVREAVWTSLRNGDSYAELHYHSNICRLMRFQNGQEMYVKFKLRPHDTSITEDTGKVEPTGILPPETGAIPRDEKDTRPLLFLADDFQKRVNSPGGVRYVFQVQLQPVPDDESTRDAALDCTKPWDEKEFPYIDVGEINITENLSREESEKLEFNPYLRSHELDVVPANSITQSASIDHGRSLIYEICQHVRNRQPLPESWRNLVQQSNVKVDLSCCPMAAAAASSAAALPEKEPLLKKVTLTRTRSQIFSGLFTQPFLQTALPHMVVGLAIYAPLNLVLYLNNVKNLPLHWLLPLFWILSGFMAALACVAAKWVFVGKKKAGETVPIWSKRVLMDSTWQAIRTVIGDFFMDMTSGSFWFVLWMKLMGADIDMDRAGYVDSMGALLNPEMVKIESGGCVGREALLLGHIYEGEGMVKFGEIKIGEDGFVGSRAVVMPGVEVESEANLGALSLAMKGEIVRSR, encoded by the exons ATGCTTGGTGCACTTTCAGTTGCTCCAATGAACTCCATACTTCATGAGGGTAGCGTGTACATTGGATCTCAAACCAGAATCTCTACAAGGAACTCGGGAAGTAATTTGGATGAACGGATCGAGGAGATGGACATGGGATACAAGAAAGTGGTTGGAAATTTGGCTGCAAATTTGGCTGTCACAACAATGAATGCTAAAGCAAGATACTTCCATCGCATTGGTGTAAGTGGAAAGGGGCACTTGAAAATATATGACAAACTTGAAGGTGTTCCACAGCACAAGATTTTTCACCCTGGAAAAAGCTACCCTGTCATGGTACGTCACAGCAATAGCTTAAGTGCTGATGATGATGCCAGGATTGATGCACGTGGCGCAGCTTTGAGGATACTTTCTGATGAACCCAGTTCTCACCCTCCTATCATTGATTTGACACTGAAAACAGGCAAGGCATTCTATGCACGCACCCTTGGTGATTTTGCAACTTGGCTTGTGTGTGGACTTGCTGCGAGGGAAGAGATGGTCAAGTTAGCCCCACATGTTCGTGAAGCCGTGTGGACTTCCCTTCGGAATGGTGACTCATATGCTGAATTGCATTACCACTCAAACATTTGCAGGCTCATGCGGTTCCAGAATGGACAGGAAATGTATGTCAAATTCAAGTTAAGGCCTCATGACACAAGTATCACTGAGGATACAG GTAAGGTTGAGCCAACTGGGATTCTTCCACCAGAGACAGGTGCAATTCCAAGGGATGAAAAGGACACGCGTCCTTTGCTATTCCTTGCTGATGATTTTCAAAAGCGAGTGAATTCCCCCGGTGGAGTTCGCTATGTTTTCCAGGTGCAGCTTCAACCAGTGCCAGATGATGAATCCACACGTGATGCTGCACTTGACTGCACCAAACCATGGGATGAAAAAGAGTTCCCTTACATTGATGTTGGAGAGATTAACATCACTGAAAATCTTTCCAGAGAAGAGTCAGAGAAACTTGAGTTCAATCCttatctcagaagccatgagttAGATGTCGTCCCTGCTAACTCCATCACACAGAGTGCTTCAATTGATCATGGTCGTTCATTGATCTACGAGATTTGCCAGCACGTGCGTAACAGACAGCCACTCCCAGAATCCTGGAGAAACCTCGTACAGCAATCCAACGTGAAGGTAGACCTGTCCTGTTGTCCAatggcagcagcagcagcatcaTCAGCAGCAGCATTGCCTGAAAAGGAACCGTTGCTAAAAAAAGTAACCTTGACAAGAACCAGGTCCCAAATTTTCTCAGGGCTTTTCACTCAGCCATTTCTACAAACAGCTTTACCGCACATGGTGGTGGGTTTAGCAATTTATGCTCCTCTGAACTTGGTTCTTTACCTTAACAATGTGAAGAATCTCCCACTGCATTGGCTGCTTCCCCTGTTCTGGATTCTCTCAGGTTTCATGGCTGCACTAGCATGTGTTGCAGCCAAATGGGTTTTCGTGGGGAAGAAGAAAGCTGGTGAAACAGTACCCATTTGGAGCAAAAGGGTCCTCATGGATAGCACATGGCAAGCCATTAGAACCGTAATTGGAGACTTTTTCATGGACATGACAAGTGGGTCGTTTTGGTTTGTACTATGGATGAAGCTGATGGGTGCAGACATTGACATGGATCGTGCAGGGTATGTGGATAGCATGGGAGCTTTGTTGAACCCTGAAATGGTGAAGATTGAGAGTGGGGGGTGTGTGGGAAGAGAAGCTTTGTTGCTTGGACACATTTATGAAGGTGAAGGAATGGTGAAGTTTGGAGAGATCAAAATTGGTGAAGATGGGTTTGTAGGGAGTAGAGCTGTGGTCATGCCTGGTGTGGAAGTGGAAAGTGAGGCTAATCTTGGTGCCTTGTCTCTTGCCATGAAAGGAGAAATAGTTAGGTCAAGATAA